One genomic segment of Ignavibacteriota bacterium includes these proteins:
- a CDS encoding TIM barrel protein, which translates to MIKIANAPCSWGVLEFDLEGQAPDYIQVLNEIKETGYVGSELGDWGFMPTDPKELAEELIKRKLTMVGAFVPVFLKDKSAHADGIAVAIKTANLMKNAGYENAFIVLADDNGKVDYRTKNAGRITPDFGLNNDEWKIFSEGSNNLAKAVKDETGLRTVFHHHCAGFVETPSEVDKLMELTDPNLLGLVLDMGHYMFGGGDPLIALKKHENRIWHIHFKDCENNIAEKSRKEKWNYFESVKNGVFCELGKGAVDFPSIVIELKNINYEGWIVVEQDVLPGMGNPKECAQHNRDYIKKLGL; encoded by the coding sequence ATGATAAAAATTGCAAATGCTCCATGTTCATGGGGAGTACTTGAATTTGATTTGGAAGGACAAGCTCCGGATTATATTCAAGTATTAAATGAAATTAAAGAAACCGGTTATGTCGGATCTGAACTTGGTGATTGGGGATTTATGCCTACTGATCCAAAAGAATTAGCTGAAGAATTAATAAAACGTAAATTAACAATGGTGGGGGCTTTTGTTCCCGTATTCCTAAAAGATAAATCTGCACATGCAGATGGAATTGCAGTTGCAATAAAAACAGCAAACTTGATGAAAAATGCGGGATATGAAAATGCATTTATTGTTCTTGCAGATGACAATGGGAAAGTTGATTATCGTACAAAAAATGCCGGAAGAATTACACCAGATTTTGGTTTAAATAATGATGAATGGAAAATATTTTCTGAGGGTTCAAACAATTTAGCAAAAGCTGTGAAAGATGAAACCGGACTTCGAACGGTTTTTCATCATCATTGTGCTGGATTTGTAGAAACTCCATCTGAAGTTGATAAATTGATGGAACTTACTGATCCAAATTTATTGGGATTAGTTTTGGATATGGGACACTACATGTTTGGCGGTGGAGATCCGCTAATAGCTTTAAAAAAACATGAAAATAGAATTTGGCATATTCACTTTAAAGATTGTGAAAATAATATTGCAGAAAAATCACGTAAAGAAAAATGGAATTATTTTGAATCAGTAAAGAATGGAGTCTTCTGTGAATTGGGTAAAGGTGCAGTAGATTTTCCATCGATTGTTATAGAATTAAAAAATATAAATTATGAGGGATGGATTGTTGTTGAGCAAGATGTTTTACCCGGAATGGGCAATCCTAAAGAATGTGCTCAGCATAATAGGGATTATATTAAAAAATTAGGTTTATAA
- a CDS encoding CoA-acylating methylmalonate-semialdehyde dehydrogenase, with protein sequence MKKLKNYINGEWVESKSDKYLNVVDPGNGEVISQVPEGCAEDVKFAAASASKVFLEWRNTPAEKRIQYLFKMKTILENNADEIAIISTKECGKTFAESKAEIVRAVENIEVACGIPTLMQGEFSEDIASGIDEYVIRQPLGVGSCIAPFNFPIMITFWFMPYAIACGNTYIVKPSEKVPETMTKIFELLEELNLPKGVLNLVHGGKETVDGILTHPEIKAISFVGSSKIAKYVYSKGTENGKRVQAQGGAKNPVVIMSDADVETTTNIISDSVYGCAGQRCLAASTVILVGEAKDKFVQKLIDSAKSKTTCYGLDKASQMGAIITKESKERILKIINEAEEKGANVLLDGRNQNVENYETGNYVFPTIIENAPIDTDAATTEIFGPVMNLKYAENLDEAISFINSSKYGNAACIFTSDGSAARKFRHDVVAGNIGVNIGIAAPMAFFPFSGWKESFYGDLHAQSNHAVEFYTQTKVVIERWYSEWTRKF encoded by the coding sequence ATGAAAAAATTAAAAAATTATATAAATGGTGAATGGGTCGAAAGTAAATCAGATAAATATTTAAATGTTGTTGATCCCGGCAATGGTGAAGTAATTAGTCAAGTTCCGGAAGGATGCGCTGAAGATGTTAAATTTGCTGCTGCGTCTGCTTCTAAGGTATTTTTAGAATGGAGAAATACTCCGGCAGAAAAGAGAATTCAATATTTATTCAAAATGAAAACCATTCTTGAAAACAATGCCGATGAAATTGCAATAATAAGTACAAAAGAATGCGGCAAAACTTTTGCCGAATCAAAAGCAGAAATTGTTAGAGCGGTTGAAAATATTGAAGTCGCATGCGGAATTCCAACATTAATGCAAGGTGAATTTTCTGAAGATATTGCAAGCGGAATTGATGAGTATGTAATTCGTCAGCCTTTGGGAGTTGGCTCATGCATTGCTCCTTTTAACTTTCCTATAATGATTACATTTTGGTTTATGCCATACGCAATAGCATGTGGAAATACTTACATCGTTAAACCATCGGAAAAAGTTCCGGAAACAATGACAAAAATATTTGAACTTTTGGAAGAATTGAATCTCCCTAAAGGAGTTTTAAATTTGGTTCATGGCGGAAAAGAAACAGTTGATGGAATTTTAACACATCCGGAAATTAAAGCAATTAGTTTTGTTGGTTCATCAAAAATTGCAAAGTATGTTTACTCAAAAGGAACTGAAAATGGTAAACGAGTTCAAGCGCAAGGCGGTGCAAAAAATCCCGTTGTAATAATGTCGGATGCAGATGTTGAAACAACTACAAATATTATTTCGGATAGTGTTTACGGATGCGCGGGACAAAGATGTTTAGCTGCATCAACCGTTATTTTAGTTGGCGAAGCAAAAGATAAATTTGTGCAAAAATTAATTGATTCTGCTAAATCAAAAACAACTTGTTATGGTTTAGATAAAGCTTCACAAATGGGTGCAATAATTACTAAAGAAAGTAAAGAGAGAATTTTAAAAATTATAAATGAAGCTGAAGAAAAAGGCGCAAACGTTTTACTTGATGGAAGAAATCAAAATGTTGAAAATTATGAAACCGGAAATTATGTATTCCCGACGATAATTGAAAATGCTCCGATTGATACTGACGCAGCAACGACAGAAATATTTGGTCCTGTAATGAATTTAAAATATGCTGAAAATTTGGATGAAGCAATTTCATTTATTAATTCAAGCAAATACGGAAATGCTGCTTGTATATTTACATCAGATGGTTCTGCCGCAAGAAAATTTAGGCACGATGTTGTTGCGGGAAATATTGGCGTAAACATTGGAATTGCCGCGCCAATGGCTTTCTTTCCGTTTAGTGGTTGGAAAGAATCTTTCTACGGAGATCTTCATGCTCAATCAAACCATGCGGTGGAATTTTATACTCAAACAAAAGTTGTGATTGAAAGATGGTATAGTGAATGGACAAGAAAATTTTAA
- the iolD gene encoding 3D-(3,5/4)-trihydroxycyclohexane-1,2-dione acylhydrolase (decyclizing) yields METVKLTVAQAVIKFLMNQYVERDGKKNKFFVGCFGIFGHGIVAGIGEALQENPEFRYYQTRNEQSMVHTAAAYAKMKNRMETFVCTTSIGPGATNMLTGAAAATINRLPVLLIPGDIFARRNVAPVLQQLESQSTQDISVNDCFKPVSKYWDRINRAEQLITALPEVMRVLTSPSETGTVTLALPQDVQAEAYDFPIDLFNERIWKIPRIRPDKELLLKAVEMIKNSSKPIIITGGGTIYSEATTVLNKLIDLTGIPVAETFAGKGSISYAKPENLGAVGATGTPGAVQMTAEADLIIGIGTRYSDFTTSSKTAFKNPNVKFININVTDFDSHKHSALPLISDAKAALHELIEMLKDFKVETSWRNKAIEFNKTWDKKVSEYYSDKKQFPMTQAEVVGAVNNFSDAKDVVICAAGSLPGDLHKLWRTQNEKSFHLEYGYSTMGYEIAAGIGVKMASPDREIYVMIGDGNYLMNNHEIITSIQEGIKFTIILLNNNGFASIGGLSESLGGQRFGTKYRYRNDKSGSLDGDILPVDFIKNAESLGANVLVAKSYNELTECLSKAKNADKTTVIYVETNLEKTVEGYSWWEVAVSEVSNIDSVKKAYEEYKVHKKEQRYYL; encoded by the coding sequence ATGGAAACTGTAAAACTCACAGTTGCTCAAGCTGTAATAAAATTTTTAATGAACCAATATGTCGAAAGAGACGGAAAAAAAAATAAATTCTTTGTCGGATGTTTTGGAATATTTGGTCATGGAATAGTTGCCGGCATTGGTGAAGCTCTTCAAGAAAATCCGGAATTTAGATATTATCAAACAAGAAACGAACAATCGATGGTTCATACTGCTGCAGCTTATGCAAAAATGAAAAACAGAATGGAAACTTTTGTTTGTACAACATCTATCGGACCGGGAGCAACAAATATGCTGACCGGAGCCGCCGCAGCTACTATCAATAGATTACCGGTTTTATTAATTCCCGGAGATATTTTTGCAAGAAGAAATGTCGCTCCGGTATTGCAGCAATTAGAATCACAAAGTACTCAAGATATTTCTGTAAATGATTGCTTCAAACCAGTTTCAAAATATTGGGATAGAATAAATAGAGCCGAGCAATTAATTACAGCATTGCCCGAAGTGATGAGAGTTTTAACATCGCCATCTGAAACGGGAACTGTAACATTAGCTTTGCCTCAAGATGTTCAAGCTGAAGCTTATGATTTTCCAATAGATTTGTTTAACGAAAGAATTTGGAAAATTCCAAGAATTAGACCCGATAAAGAGCTTCTATTAAAAGCTGTAGAAATGATAAAAAATAGTTCAAAACCAATTATAATTACCGGCGGCGGAACTATTTATAGCGAAGCAACAACTGTGTTAAATAAATTAATTGATTTAACCGGAATTCCGGTTGCGGAAACATTTGCCGGTAAAGGTTCAATTAGTTATGCTAAACCGGAAAATCTTGGAGCCGTGGGAGCAACGGGAACACCGGGGGCAGTTCAAATGACTGCTGAAGCAGATTTAATTATCGGAATAGGAACACGCTATAGTGATTTTACAACTTCATCAAAAACCGCTTTTAAAAATCCGAATGTTAAATTCATAAATATAAATGTAACCGATTTTGATTCACACAAACATTCTGCATTGCCTTTAATCAGCGATGCAAAAGCTGCGTTACATGAATTAATTGAAATGTTAAAAGATTTTAAAGTTGAAACTTCATGGCGAAATAAAGCTATAGAATTTAATAAAACTTGGGATAAAAAAGTTTCCGAATATTATTCTGACAAAAAACAATTTCCAATGACACAAGCAGAAGTTGTTGGTGCTGTAAATAATTTTTCCGATGCCAAAGATGTTGTGATTTGTGCGGCTGGCAGTTTACCCGGCGATTTGCATAAATTGTGGCGAACACAAAATGAAAAAAGTTTTCATCTTGAATATGGTTATTCAACAATGGGATATGAAATTGCAGCCGGTATTGGTGTAAAAATGGCTTCTCCGGATAGAGAAATTTATGTAATGATCGGCGATGGAAATTATTTAATGAATAATCACGAAATTATTACATCAATTCAAGAAGGAATAAAATTTACAATTATTCTATTAAATAATAACGGCTTTGCAAGCATTGGCGGATTATCAGAATCGTTAGGCGGTCAGAGATTCGGGACAAAGTACAGATATAGAAATGATAAATCCGGAAGTTTAGACGGCGATATTTTACCAGTCGATTTTATTAAGAACGCTGAAAGCTTAGGAGCAAATGTTTTAGTTGCAAAAAGTTATAATGAACTTACCGAATGTCTAAGTAAAGCAAAAAATGCAGATAAAACAACTGTAATTTATGTTGAAACAAATTTAGAAAAAACTGTTGAAGGCTATAGCTGGTGGGAAGTTGCGGTTTCCGAAGTATCCAATATAGATTCGGTAAAAAAAGCTTACGAAGAATATAAAGTGCATAAAAAAGAACAGCGATATTATTTATAA
- the iolC gene encoding 5-dehydro-2-deoxygluconokinase, with product MNNSEKKYDVFTYGRSSIDLYSNNIGVPFIDIKEFGAFVGGSPLNIAVGLRRLGLKSALLSAVGNDQVGKFLLNFLKKEDVETKFIPIKDGARTSAVILGIEPPNNFPLVYYRDNCADSKFNIDDVINANISNTRLLEVSATALNIEPSRSAAFFAAEQARENKIPVLIDLDFRADQWYDARAFGVTTRAFLNYANLAIGTEEEILATMLKDPTQICIKNQQISAPEITGNIDEAIENILKTGVEALIVKRGAKGSSYYLQDGKRIDVPGFPVEVINILGAGDAFAAGFIYGYLNGWDWYKSCRLANACGAILVTKHGCANFNPTHDEVMQFIESHGGF from the coding sequence ATGAATAATTCAGAAAAAAAATATGATGTTTTTACATACGGTCGTTCGTCAATAGATTTGTACAGCAATAATATTGGTGTGCCGTTTATTGATATTAAAGAATTTGGGGCTTTTGTCGGCGGCTCGCCGTTAAACATTGCCGTTGGTTTAAGAAGATTAGGATTAAAATCGGCATTACTTTCTGCCGTGGGAAATGATCAAGTCGGAAAATTCCTTCTTAATTTTTTAAAAAAGGAAGATGTAGAAACAAAATTTATTCCGATTAAAGACGGTGCAAGAACAAGCGCGGTAATATTGGGAATAGAACCTCCGAATAATTTTCCGTTAGTTTATTATCGTGATAATTGCGCCGATTCAAAATTTAATATTGATGATGTAATAAATGCAAATATTTCAAATACGAGATTGCTTGAAGTTTCTGCAACCGCTTTGAATATTGAGCCAAGTCGATCTGCTGCATTTTTTGCCGCAGAACAAGCACGTGAAAATAAAATTCCAGTTTTAATTGATTTGGATTTTCGCGCAGATCAGTGGTATGATGCAAGAGCTTTTGGAGTAACAACGCGTGCTTTTTTAAATTATGCAAATTTAGCAATCGGAACTGAAGAAGAAATATTAGCAACAATGCTTAAAGACCCAACACAAATTTGCATTAAGAATCAGCAAATATCTGCACCGGAAATAACCGGCAATATTGATGAAGCAATTGAGAATATTTTAAAAACCGGAGTTGAAGCATTAATTGTAAAACGCGGAGCAAAAGGTTCATCTTATTATTTGCAAGATGGAAAGAGAATTGATGTTCCGGGATTTCCCGTTGAAGTAATAAATATTCTTGGTGCCGGAGATGCTTTTGCAGCTGGATTTATTTATGGCTACTTAAATGGTTGGGATTGGTACAAAAGCTGCAGACTTGCTAATGCCTGCGGCGCAATTTTAGTTACCAAACATGGTTGCGCAAATTTTAATCCAACTCATGATGAAGTTATGCAATTTATTGAATCTCACGGAGGATTTTAA
- the iolB gene encoding 5-deoxy-glucuronate isomerase, which translates to MNIDTKCKLLIHPNNIGSSRYHDLTSENIVWKYLNFGAQKLFKGDVWKSNTEQNEICIVLLGGKFSIESKYGKWFTENGRKNVFKGLPHAAYLPPNTEFILKCQSDEVDFAFGYCKSQNDYDGYFITPQMVKNYGIELRGGDNASRQINSILPPGSACGKLVCVEVYTPSGNWSSFPAHKHDERKVDPNGKLLEAELEEIYFYKFEKPQGFALQKVYTDNRDLNEIAEPHNNDAVLIPKGYHPVSAGHGYNTYYLNFLAGSDQSLANTDDPDHKWIYGTWEKMDERLPLVTLEMNNE; encoded by the coding sequence ATGAATATTGATACAAAATGTAAATTATTGATTCATCCTAATAATATTGGCTCAAGTCGATATCATGATTTAACTTCTGAAAATATTGTATGGAAGTATTTAAACTTTGGTGCACAAAAATTATTTAAAGGTGATGTTTGGAAAAGTAATACAGAACAAAATGAAATTTGTATTGTATTGCTCGGCGGAAAGTTTTCAATAGAATCAAAATACGGAAAATGGTTTACGGAAAACGGAAGGAAAAATGTTTTCAAAGGTTTGCCGCATGCAGCTTATTTACCTCCTAACACAGAATTTATTTTAAAATGTCAAAGTGATGAAGTCGATTTTGCGTTCGGTTATTGCAAATCGCAAAATGATTATGACGGCTATTTTATTACACCTCAAATGGTAAAAAATTATGGAATTGAATTACGAGGCGGTGATAATGCATCACGACAAATAAATTCAATATTGCCTCCTGGCTCTGCGTGCGGTAAACTTGTTTGTGTAGAAGTTTATACTCCTTCCGGAAATTGGAGTTCTTTTCCCGCACACAAACATGATGAAAGAAAAGTTGATCCAAATGGAAAATTACTTGAAGCAGAATTAGAGGAAATATATTTTTATAAATTCGAAAAACCTCAAGGATTTGCTCTGCAAAAAGTTTATACGGATAACAGAGATTTAAACGAAATTGCAGAACCGCATAATAACGATGCTGTATTAATTCCTAAAGGATATCATCCGGTTTCAGCCGGACATGGCTACAATACATATTACCTAAACTTTTTAGCGGGTTCCGATCAATCGTTAGCAAATACTGATGATCCGGATCATAAATGGATTTACGGAACTTGGGAAAAAATGGATGAAAGACTTCCCTTAGTAACTTTGGAAATGAACAATGAATAA